The proteins below come from a single Oryzias latipes chromosome 14, ASM223467v1 genomic window:
- the LOC101159525 gene encoding transgelin — protein MANRGPAYGLSREVQSKIDKKYDPELEERLVQWIIAQCGSGVGQPEPDKTGFQKWLKDGCVLCELINSLYGANKPIKTIKNSTMAFKQMEQISLFLKYAEAYGVIKTDMFQTVDLFESKDLAAVQRTLMALGSLAVTKNDGNYRGDPNWFHRKAQENRRDFSEEQLSGGKSVIGLQMGTNKGASQAGMTGYGRPRQIINNNP, from the exons ATGGCAAACAGAGGTCCCGCCTACGGTCTGAGCCGTGAGGTTCAAAGTAAAATCGACAAGAAATACGACCCGGAACTGGAGGAGAGGCTGGTGCAGTGGATCATAGCCCAGTGTGGCTCTGGGGTCGGTCAACCTGAGCCAGACAAGACTGGATTCCAAAAGTGGTTGAAGGATGGATGT GTGCTCTGTGAGCTCATCAACAGCCTATATGGAGCCAACAAACCcattaaaacaatcaaaaactcCACCATGGCTTTCAAACAGATGGAGCAGATTTCCTTGTTCCTCAAGTACGCTGAGGCATATGGCGTCATCAAGACGGACATGTTTCAGACCGTGGACctctttgaaa GCAAAGACCTTGCTGCTGTTCAAAGAACCCTGATGGCCCTGGGTAGCTTGGCTGTCACAAAGAATGATGGCAATTACAGAGGAGATCCCAACTGGTTCCATAG gAAGGCACAAGAAAACAGGAGAGATTTCTCAGAAGAGCAGCTGAGCGGAGGCAAAAGTGTCATCGGTCTGCAGATGGGCACAAATAAAGGAGCATCCCAAGCTGGTATGACAGGTTACGGACGGCCGAGGCAGATCATCAACAACAACCCCTGA
- the LOC101159126 gene encoding platelet-activating factor acetylhydrolase IB subunit beta: MSGDEVNPAAEAQPVEDVQGDGRWLSQHTRFVQECKDAEPDVLFIGDSMVQLMQQHEVWREVFSPLHALNFGIAGDTTCNVLWRLQNGELENIRPKVVVLWVGTNNHEHTAEQVAGGILAIAQMLTTRLPKAKIVVLSLLPRGERPNLLREKNATVNGLVRSWLPRLRQALFLDVSREFVHSDGAISPQDMFDYLHLTAAGYRTISKPLSDLLLQILEETPEERRASLV, encoded by the exons ATGAGCGGTGATGAGGTGAACCCCGCGGCGGAGGCTCAGCCTGTGGAGGATGTGCAAGGAGACGGACGGTGGTTGTCACAG CACACAAGATTTGTGCAGGAGTGCAAAGATGCCGAACCCGATGTGCTTTTTATTGGAGATTCTATGGTGCAATTAATGCAGCAGCATGAG GTCTGGAGGGAGGTGTTCTCTCCTCTTCATGCTCTCAATTTTGGGATAGCTGGAGACACCACTTGTAATGTTTTGTGGAGGCTGCAGAATGGAGAACTGGAGAACATACGACCCAAG GTGGTGGTCTTGTGGGTAGGAACCAACAACCACGAACACACGGCAGAACAAGTTGCAGGTGGAATTCTCGCCATCGCACAAATGCTCACCACCCGCCTCCCCAAGGCAAAGATAGTTGTATTG TCTTTGTTGCCTCGAGGGGAGCGTCCCAATCTGCTGAGGGAGAAAAACGCCACCGTCAACGGGCTGGTGCGCTCCTGGCTGCCGCGACTGCGCCAGGCTCTGTTCCTGGACGTGAGCAGGGAATTTGTCCACTCGGATGGAGCCATCAGCCCACAAGACATGTTTGACTACCTCCACCTGACAGCCGCAGGTTACCGCACTATTTCCAAACCGCTCAGCGATCTGCTGCTTCAGATCCTGGAGGAGACGCCAGAAGAGAGGCGAGCGTCGCTGGTTTGA